The Ipomoea triloba cultivar NCNSP0323 chromosome 13, ASM357664v1 genomic interval AAGAATATATAAGATTTGGAACTACAAGGTCAAGAGTGAATCCcggtcttcttggtttgagcctatcagctatggacaacctaggctggtttacctccttatggTCCTTGTCGGTTAGGGTCATAAGGCGAGGTTTACTCAATAAACACCCTGATGGATATATTGGAAATGACCCAATAATAGGGACCTGGAGGTCTCAAAACCCATTGCTCGGGGTCCAAGAAGATAACTCGAGTGGCCCACGGAGAGTCTAGACCCGAAGCCCACCTTCAGGCCCAAAGTGATGGGCCTTGACTTAGTCTCATGGCCCACCACTTGGGCTCGAACTTAGTCTTGTGGCCCTCCATGAATTCAAGATAATTCTTTTGAGATTTCCTTGTATAAAAGGCTATTGTCTTAGTATTCCAGGACATCTTCATCTACTTGGTCTAGGCATCCCTTACTTGTAATCAACTTACAATCTCACTATCAATACAAAATTGTCCCCGTGACCTACTTTAATTTCGTCACTTTGCCTATTTCATTatctatttaatttgaattttataattcGGGATACCccggttaattaaatccatcattaccataaaaaaaaatacatgacCTTCATGTACGAGAATCATGCTTCACACACTCAGTAATGGTTAACTAACATTTTTTTACTTGACATTTTCCACTCCAAGCTCTCCTTCGTAACTTAAGACCACTCCTTTTGaatggttttttatttttttaattaaatatttcattttccccTAAATTTTTgtctaatgtattttttttcctgGTAACCATCCTTTTCTATGATGGCAGAGCAGAAATGCAGAATAACGAGACAACCAGTCACCTAAGTTTCTTAAAGATGGCAGTAAACCACTATCTTGGACATCCTTCAACTACTAGTGCAATTAACCAATTGTCCACTTCTTTAAACTGACGAAAccaagggaaaatgacacttttctaATAATACAAGAGGAAAAAGTATGCATCTTTGATAATAGGATATGATAATGCAACTTATGAGTGAAGGCAAAATGGTGCGACACAAGGAAGCTTCTAACAACACATTTCAAGTGTCTTTAAAAAATAAGGTAAATATATACTTAGCTTTTCGATGGGGACAAATGTTACTTAAACAGTTAAACCCTTATTCCCATCCCATTTTTCACAAATTCATAAatatactttgagaatcaatttgaCATTCATCCGTTATTAATTTTGaatatacaatatatcaatttctccGTCTCTACAGTATATCAATTTCTCCATCTCACTTAGGAGAATTCAAATCCATTTGACTCGACTCAAATCAGAAGTAAACCAACTTGACCTCACATGcatatatttgtactacaaaatgaCAAATTGAAATGTGAATTTTGATAGTACGTACATCATACAatggaagatgatgatgaacatAGGATGTAATGCATCGATCTTAAGAACTATGACAATGCCAAGAACATAAAAACTTAGTTTCAGTCGCAGTGActaattaaacatataaaatttctGAAAGCTAAGCTTACAACAGATTAAagcttaaataataattaatcaattagaGTCGGTGGAAGTCTCTTCTTTCCAACTTGCCTGCCACTGCTTGTCGTAGAATGTTGTCTCCTCTACAAACTTCTTCAGTGCTTGTATGTCCTCATTCTTTCGGACCAAAAGAATTCCACCCACTGCTACAAACAACAGGGTTTTGCAGAAGAAATTGCCCATTTGATCGACTAGCCCTAATCCGGTCAAGCTGTCAACCAGGTAAGCCGAAAAGAATCCTAGCATTGCAGCTCGCCCTGCAATTTCACCACATTCTTAATCATTAACAAATTATTGTAAAGAAAGAAATAGGTTGATAATAGTGTGAGTTATTAGGGTAGCTAATTATTGGTTGGATTCAAGGGTTTTAATGTATGTTTTTATTTGGTGGAGGTCGGTAAATGCCAAGTTTAACACTTAGTGACTGAGTGATTGTTGGACGGAGACTAATAAAGGACTTAAAAGGTTAAATTCAGCACCAAAGTTTAGAAAACGTGATGGGGtctacaagaaaataaagttacacattTGCTACCAGTTATAGTTTTTGGCGTAGTAATATGATCTTGATCTGACAAATGGTATTAGAGTGTTAGGTGAAGGCCGGTTGGAATCCCAACAATATTGTTCGGCGAAAGTTGATAAAAGTCAGTCTAAGAATTTTGAGCTGAGAGCAGTGTAGCAcccaataaaaattattattaagcaGAGGCAGATAAAAGTGGAGAACTTAAAAGGCTAAGTCCAGTAGTAACAGTTTTAAACTAACCATTAAGGATTTCAGCTTCAGGAAGGTGGAACCTCTTCATCCATGCCCACCAAGGAATAATGGAAGTGTCAAAAACCACAGGATCTTGGTTGCTCGTTGTCTCTGGGTTATCTTCTAACCATTTCCTCCTCTTAACCTCTGCAaccaattcaatataattagCGTTAGTAAACAAACCTCAATTAAGTATGTACTACAAAAACATTGACATAAAATCAGAGATCGAGCTGAaggataatataatatatgcacaCCAGCATCAATCACACCATCCCAATTTGTCTTCCCATCCGTCTGAAACTTACTCAACTCCCAACTCCCTCCAACCCATCGAGGATCTCGGAACTTTCTCACAAACTCCGGCGCCGGAGCTCCTGCAGGCGACCCATTGGAACCGAAAGGCTTGTCATTAGAGTCGTCAACCGCAACAGGAGGTCCACTCCCCTTTTCTTGGCCGGCAGCCCTGGTGTGGACCAAGAAGTGAAGCTTCCGTGGAGTAAGGTAGTGAAAAGGCTTGGAAGAAAGATTCGATTTGGAAGGAGAGAAAGATGGGAAGTGAGTTGGAGAGGCAGATGACAACATCGCCATGGTGCTTGGAAGTTAGGAGAgtagagaagaaagagagaaaaacagAAGTGGAAAAAGTAGTGAGAAGTTTGTGATCTTATTGGCAATTCAGAGCCTCGTCCTTTGTGCTCTTATTTTATACTtgttaatacccattttgatCTCTCCATTATAGCgtaatatttgattttgttccatagaattaaaagtatccaatttagtcctctaacttgtaaaattatgctcaatttggtcctctgttatAATTTCCATCCACCAGTCGTTATATAGAGGGGCAAAACCGTCatttttcaatagtcaagggaccaaaatgggtacttaatagtcgagtgaccaaaatgggtacttattattattactattattattattattattattattattattattattattattattattaatattgggacaatatctcttagtttaattttgtatatcaaCACTAGGGGTGTGTAATTTATTAATCGAACCATTTTAACCGAAgcttttaaaactttaaccgttaatcgagccgaattgaaattattttttattaatcgATTGGTTAACAAATTAACCGAtctttttaaagctaaagttctaaatcctaaatataatacctattataataaatctaattaaaataatacgtataataataaatccataagaaaatatagaaaacaatatcataaaaacatacaaatttatagagattttacatgttagattatatatatatatatatatatatatatatatacaaatgacCTTGtcgtctagtggcactcggttgcacCCCATTGTGT includes:
- the LOC116002819 gene encoding light-harvesting complex-like protein 3 isotype 1, chloroplastic isoform X1, which codes for MAMLSSASPTHFPSFSPSKSNLSSKPFHYLTPRKLHFLVHTRAAGQEKGSGPPVAVDDSNDKPFGSNGSPAGAPAPEFVRKFRDPRWVGGSWELSKFQTDGKTNWDGVIDAEVKRRKWLEDNPETTSNQDPVVFDTSIIPWWAWMKRFHLPEAEILNGRAAMLGFFSAYLVDSLTGLGLVDQMGNFFCKTLLFVAVGGILLVRKNEDIQALKKFVEETTFYDKQWQASWKEETSTDSN
- the LOC116002819 gene encoding light-harvesting complex-like protein 3 isotype 1, chloroplastic isoform X2 gives rise to the protein MAMLSSASPTHFPSFSPSKSNLSSKPFHYLTPRKLHFLVHTRAAGQEKGSGPPVAVDDSNDKPFGSNGSPAGAPAPEFVRKFRDPRWVGGSWELKVKRRKWLEDNPETTSNQDPVVFDTSIIPWWAWMKRFHLPEAEILNGRAAMLGFFSAYLVDSLTGLGLVDQMGNFFCKTLLFVAVGGILLVRKNEDIQALKKFVEETTFYDKQWQASWKEETSTDSN